A genomic segment from Nicotiana sylvestris chromosome 1, ASM39365v2, whole genome shotgun sequence encodes:
- the LOC138868073 gene encoding uncharacterized protein codes for MGHNVNEYELIPQTIRPSAEAKEAKEIHFERTTTVSEDEVQLHKRLNKNQLTAYDVIINRVFSNKAGAFFIDSPGGTEKTFLYRALLATVRSMGYIALATATSGVAASILSGGRTAHSRFKIPIDIDENVSCISKQSALASLIRDAKLIVWDEASMANKRMLEVFDLLLKDLMDTNVLFGGKVVVFGADFRQALPVVRNGKKEDFINQSLLYSSIWAKLEKIQLSENMRAKTDHAFCDFLLRIGNGQERLNATNNIEVPNSLIVPFTAERESLDKLFTVTYPYLNSSGYEASCTDSRVILTTKNNCADEINDMLIDQFPGKARIFVGIDETIESDNQSQFEDLLHTLYPAVDDSSTDYTSFVSLNVNPTGHSAVIENRNW; via the exons ATGGGTCACAATGTAAATGAATATGAACTCATTCCACAAACTATTAGACCTTCCGCAGAAGCGAAAGAAGCAAAAGAGATTCATTTTGAAAGAACTACTACCGTAAGTGAAGATGAGGTACAATTGCATAAGAGACTAAACAAAAATCAACTGACAGCATATGATGTAATTATCAACAGAGTATTTTCCAACAAAGCGGGCGCATTTTTCATTGACAGTCCAGGAGGAACTGAAAAAACTTTCTTATACCGTGCTTTACTAGCAACTGTACGGTCTATGGGATATATCGCTTTGGCAACTGCGACTTCTGGTGTCGCTGCTTCTATTCTCTCTGGTGGGCGTACTGCACATTCACGCTTTAAAATTCCTATTGATATTGATGAGAATGTTAGTTGTATTAGTAAACAAAGCGCACTTGCGAGTTTAATTCGCGATGCAAAATTGATTGTATGGGATGAGGCATCTATGGCAAATAAAAGAATGCTAGAAGTTTTTGATTTGCTACTAAAAGATCTCATGGATACAAATGTATTATTCGGTGGAAAAGTAGTTGTTTTTGGGGCTGATTTTAGACAAGCTCTTCCCGTTGTGAGAAATGGAAAAAAGGAAGATTTCATTAATCAAAGTTTGTTATATTCCAGCATTTGGGCCAAGCTAGAAAAAATACAATTATCTGAGAATATGAGGGCAAAAACAGATCATGCGTTCTGTGATTTTTTGCTAAGAATTGGGAATGGACAAGAACGTCTTAACGCAACAAACAACATTGAAGTACCAAATTCTTTAATTGTGCCTTTCacagctgaaagagaatctttAGATAAACTATTCACAGTGACATATCCATATTTGAATTCATCTGGTTATGAAGCTTCTTGTACAGACTCCCGTGTAATTTTGACAACAAAAAATAATTGTGCCGATGAAATCAACGATATGCTTATTGATCAATTTCCAGGAAAAGCAAGAATATTTGTTGGTATTGATGAGACAATTGAATCTGACAATCAATCACAATTTGAAGATCTATTGCATACTTTATACCCTGCAG TGGATGATTCCTCAACGGATTATACTTCGTTTGTATCTCTAAATGTTAATCCAACAG GACATTCCGCAGTCATTGAAAATCGTAACTGGTGA